The sequence aattgcataAGTTCATATGAGAGACATGAATTAGCAAAGGGTTAGAGGAGAAATCTAAACCTTTGGGTAGCTCAGGATGCCCTCTCCTTGACGCTCAGTCCTTAAGGAGTTGGTACGCTGATTTAGCCAGGTCAAAGGCAGCCCTCCATGTCAGGATCATTCGATTCCAAGTACAAGCAGTGGAGAGCTCAGTCAGGCTCCTGAAGTCTGCAACCTGGACTAGGAAGTCCACTGGGGACCAAAGCAGCTCCTCAttcatgtctttttctcttcaggCCACACACGGTCActcatctctgcttttctccatgtattcattcttttttctctctgcacaTCAGATTGTCTTGCTTCTCTGTGCACATAGCAGAAAATGACCTTAGGTATCCTTGCAGTAGATTTATAATCCAAATTGTTGGGAGGGAATGTAAGTGGCCCTGTTGATTCAGGTGCCCATCCCTGGCTTGGTCCATTGTGGCAGAGAGGCTGGGGTGATGTGGTCCTGCCCAGTTGGCCTCAACAGGATTTGAGAAGCAGCTGTTTCAAGAAGGGGCATGAGCGGGTAAGCTGTGCATATCCCAGCAAAGGAACAAATGAGCCAGTGTTGGGATGAAAGGCCCAGCCTGATGAATGAGGAGGTCGAAGACACCTGTTTCCACATGATATCTCAATATGTAAGTGTTAGAGCTCAACTACAGGAGGCGGAGCCCATCCCATCATCAGGAACACGACAGCTACACGTGCACGCTGATGCAGGTGTGCTGAACCAGTAACTCAGATACCACCAGTGCCGTTTCTGTGAGTGATGAGTTTTCCAACACGGAAACTAACTCGATGAAATTCTGAATGAAACAAAGTACGACTTTCCCTTGATTTACACTGTAGCTGTATAATTGGAAATTCACTGTGTATTGAAAGCTTGCAAAACCATTCTGTGTTCAATATGCAAAACAGAGTTAGGTCGTGGCTTCTAATAAACAGGCCTTTAACCTACAGGAAGATCCTGCTGCATCTTCCAAAATCTTGCATGCTGAAGGCTAATCCTTTCTTGTGTGGGACTCCCGTACACTGCGGCATGCCCATCATGCCTGGCCCCTCCCAAACAGCAGTAGCTCTCCGACAAATTATGACAAGCCAAAGGTGCCCCACATTCTTCCAGAATGTTTCCCAGGACCGGTGCCACCCCTATTAAGAACCACTGGTTTCGAGCCTAGTTAACCTCTGCCAGGGCGGTCAGTGGGTTATTTCTGTCTCCTTGGAAGCTTTGTCTAAGGAGATCCATTCCAACACTAACGTTCAACAAACCCATGACTACATCTCATGAGGCCTTTACTTGTTTCCCTTCTGAACTATTACCATTGTTTGTACTCCTTTGTTATTCAAGAAGATACTCAAGTttataacaataattaaaaaaccATAGCCAGGATTCTTTCAATTTCAAATAACAAGAGGCCCATATAAACTAGCGtccatccacatacaaaagaggaaattattgTCTTAACTTATTCTCTTAACAAGGATGGAGCTGATCCCAACACAACTGGATCCAGGAATTCCAGTGAGGTTTTGGggaccctcttccttccttcctcctttctctctctctcttttcctttttctctttccctcctctcttcctttccttccctctctccttttgtccccactctctccctctctctttctttgcgGGCTGAATTCAGGCTCTCCCTTGCTGATGGGCAGACGGCTACTGGCCATCCCCCATTCGCATTCTAGCCACTCTGTGAAAGGCCTCTGCTTCTCTCGTGCTCTGAACTGTGCCTCTCAAGCCTAGGAGAAAACCACGACTACTAAGGAATTAATGCTATGATTAGGGAACATTTGTATTCTCTAATAAAGTGTAATGGCTGTGAGGATGGTATCTTGTCTCTCTTATTCATTCTTGTGTCCCAGCAACCAGCATAGCATTGCCCATTCTAGTCACTTAAAAAATCATTACTGAATGAAGGAATTGCTCTGTTGGAACTAGAGGTTGCCCAGCTTTCAGTGCCGGTATTTCTCCACAAGGCTTTCCTAGACATTTTTGAAACATGGGCAAGAGGCCACAGTAGCTGTGTGTTCCATACGCAGGCATTCGGCTGGCCTACAGCACAGAGAtgcagaagcagaaaagagaaatccAGTGGGAGGGGCCTCTTCACTCCAGATCCACCTAGGGGGCTTCTCCGCCCAGAATTCTCCAAGTTCCTCCCCATCTCACTTGGGTCTGAGGACTAGTCATAGGAGATTAAAATCAGCATTATAGAAATTGACTGATTGATTCAATTAGCATATTACTGAGGTCATTTCAATTCATTAGGCCACTTTGAAATTTCATTCGGTTCCATGTACACTTTCACACGCTGTTCTCTGCAGTGCCCTAAAAGAATTAGGCATGACATTGAATCCCGGCAAAAGAGCTCTCCTGCATGACAGTAGACTTCAGTGCCCGTCTATACTGTATGAAGCTCTGCCCCACACTTGAAAGCGTGACATAATATGTTATCTTACACATCTTCCAAGTGATAGaggtttcttatttttcttatgtggAATAAAAACAAGTTAAGTGAGGTTGCATTTAAAATTGAAGCTGAACTGGGTGGGTCAGAATTGCTAGTGTTTAAAAAATGTGCACAACATCCTTAATATAGCTATTTGTGACTAACCCACTGGGTGTGACACCCAGGGGAGAAAACAATAAGTTCACTTACCATGAATTTGAAAAGTTGGAGTTCAGAACTCTGAgctatttttttaacataaaaattattcaagGAATTACTCAAATTTGGTTTAAGAAGAGATTGCTGATGACGGAAATTTAGGcatttaaagacttttaaatgggaaagaaaaagttTCATGAACAAATCAGAAGAATGTAATCTATGCCCTTCTCCCAAatttcatgtcttttaaaaatggtatCTTTTGCAATGATCTCACTTTACTGCTATTGCTATGGCAAATACAATGTAAATTCTGCAGCAAAATCAATTCCATGAACAACTTTTCCCTTTGTAGCAAGATTGGTCTCATAGTCAATCCACAGGTCCACTTTACAAGAATCACTAATGTGTAACAATAGATTAATCTATTGATCCTTCCTCGTGCCAGGCACTTTCTATGCACTTTATCAACATcacacttaattctcacaatgaaTTTTTCCATAGATACTTTCATTATCACCCTTATTTTATAGGTGTGAAAACAAAGACCTGGAAAAGCTATATAACCagtccacagtcacacagctaagaagggTTGGAGCTGGGATTATGACTTGCGCTGGCTGCCTCCTAACCACAGCGTTGTGGCGCCACTTAGGACCAGCGCTGAGTATTTCACAAATACACATACTCCTATGTTTGCATATAAAGGAGATTGTGGAATTGAGACAAATATTCAACACTCCTTTTAATAGTCTATCTTTCCAAtgcaattttaaaagttatcttaTTCAGTTACGGCTAGCCTCACTACACTATAGCAATGAATAAAATGGCTGCAAATACAACCAAAATCCAAAGATAAATTTGAGACTTGAATTGCACAGGCACTCTGATATGTGGTTCAGAAACATCAAAATCTATttagatgaggggccagccccgcggctgagtggttaagttcacacgctctgctttggcggcccagggtttcactggtttggatcctgggcgtggacatggcaccgctgaggcatgctgaggcagtgtcccacacagcacaaccagaggcattcacaactagaatatacaactatgtactaggggctttggtgagaagaattaaaaaaaaaagaagaagaagattgacaacagttgttagctcaggtgccaattttttttaaaaaatccatttagaTGAAAATGAAACCAGGTGGTTCACAATGGCCCTCTATCCACCAGTAGTACACATGTGAAGAACCTGAAATTCTGTTCCCTGACTCTTACATGGCATCTTGTAACTGAACAAACTCATTAAAACTTGGGGCAACATCAGGCCCAgtccggtggtgtagtggttaagcttgtgctctctgctttggtggcccagggtttgtgggttcagatcttagacatggacctacacaccactaccactcatcaagctgtgctgtggtggtgtcccacacacaaaagagcaagactggcacggctgttagctcagtgacaatcttcctcccaaaaaaaacccccaaaaaacaacttGGGGCATTATCATTTATCTATTCGAACAATTAGCAAATGCATGACTTGCATTCAAGTTGTTCATTAATTAGCTGCAATTGTATctaaaagcaaaatgtaaaacaaatggGATAATTAAGATCTCCCAATTCCGACTTGCTACTAAGGACAAAGACAGCTTCTTGCTCAGGATTTGTCAAATTGGACATGACTTCTGTGTTTTAAAGCTGACAGCTATTCCAAAGCTCCATTCTTCTTCAACTTTATAGTCAGTTTTAGAGTTTGAAAAAATATGTTAGACTGAAACAAAGAAAGATGATGGATATGATGAGATAAAGGCCCtattcatataattaaaataatagctCATGTGAGTTGTGTCTGTGATTTGGGACTCTTTTCAATGGCAGATTTTATCATTAAtgactgagagagaaaaaagaaagtttactGGCCGGGTTAGACACAGCCTTCACGGGCCCCTAGACACAGTGGAAGGAGCCTAAACTTGTAAATGTGCTCCTAAACTGCGGAACAACAATTTATCAGGATTTTACAGtcaaaataaggcagacagaatttaacaaataaatttgcCTCAAATTAACCAGTAGATGTCACTGTTTAAATGTAATGGCAACACTTTTCTTACAGAGTTCTACGGAAAGAAGtccaatagaaaataattaagcaGTTTTGAATAACTTACAACTAGTTCAAATCCATAAAGAGAATGCTTATAAACCCATACTCTTAACTTATAATTCAAAGTACTGACTTAATTTCTTATTGTTAAAGAAATCACTGGAAAATCATTCTAAGCTTAGCAGTGGTACACCTACggatgatttaaatttaaattcaaaacattttaagaatttttcaacAAAACGAGTCTACTATAACAGGTCTACTTTTCAAGGGAAAGTAAAGATTCTGCTACTTTTTAGGACAGGATATCAATGTTTAAGAACTACAGATATTCTCTAGCTTTAGATACGTaattttgagcaaaagaaaacattactttttaaatttattaaggaaaATTGTGTCTAATTGTATCTACCACCTAGGCACAACGTGTCTGGGTGCATGATCCTGTCTATCAAAGGAGATTGCGAATGTTAAAGTGTTTTGAAAACTGCAAATTGGTCTACGCATGCAAGGTAAGACGTCTTCCGATGTGCACAGTGTAGTTCCACTGTACGTCCTACGGAGGATGGCtccagaaaagggaagggagCTCAGAGTTATGAAACACCTACTTTTGTGAGAAGAATGTGACAGCCTCACAAGCACTCTGTGGAAGTAAAAATTATTCTTCTGAttgcaaatgaggaaaagaagactGGTAACCTGGGAAAGTGGGTaagtctgtctgaccccaaagcctgggTTCTTTCTACTGAGTAACCTTGTGATTTGAATTTTTGtaagttgaataatattcttaAAGTTGCTGCATCAGCTTAAAGCTCACTAAAGAATCCTGCTAACCAGAGAAATCAATGACAAAACATTTTGCAGAGAAGGATACAGTAAAGCAAAAGATCCCATCTAAATTGGCAGCCTGTTGCTGGGACCagctggtggccaagtggttaagttctccagCTCCGCTCTGGCAGCCCGAccttcaccggttctgatcctgggctcGCACAtacacacggctcatcaggccatgcggcagcagtgtcccacatagaagaactagaatgacttacaactaggatatacaactgtgcactggggctttggggagggaaaaaaaaaaaagaggaagactggcaacagatgttagctcagggccaatcttcctcaccaaaaggcatatcttaaaaaaaataaaaagaagaagaagaagaagagcttTCTTCATGCCATAGGAGTTAAACCCAAATACACAGCAGGAAACACAAAGGTCAATACATCcatgttattaaaaagaaaaaaagactgctGTTAAGTAGGCCATATATGTTGATCAACTGACAACTTGTGGGTCACTGCCCTAGGATGGATCTGACAGATTTTCTTGTTTCTAGACTGGCAGCTTTCAGCCATCATTTCGTCTCTCTTTGTGGCCTCTCAGTGATCCGTTTGTCAGAATTTCAGCAAGCTCAAGGCGAATACCAACTGGTCTTTTACCATCTCTGCTAGAGCACAGTAGCTGGTTACTGCTGACTGGAAGCTTGATTGACAATAAGTTTTAAAGGAACAAAGTAAAAACCCACACTGCTGTTTGCCTATTCTTGGCAGGATTTTTCCATATTTGCACTTGAACATATTAATACAAATTAATACGAGCCCTTGCATTCAGGCTGAAAAGGCTTCAAATCAATATTGTTCCTCAGCTTTTAAGgagggggagagacagacactGAGCTCAGTCTAATTGGCTATTGACGGAACTAAATGATTTTtccctaaaaaatattttctgccgATTCAACATGCCCCCGTCCTGAGCATGTATAGTTGGACCAAGAGTTTCTACATCGATAGACACAGATACTTCCAAATGCAGCACTAATCAGATTGCTTCTTGTTTCCAATCCTTCAGTGGACTCCAGGCACCGCACTCAACATGGTTTCAAGATGGTTTCCCcaacctcccccagcccccgcccccgccaagCCCTACTCCTCTTCCTCCAGTTCTCAACTAAAGCTGATTCTCTGGGGAAGAGCTGGGCTTCGCACGCTGCTCCTTTAGCACCTTGGGCATAACCcatattttctcattataaatgtGGTTCATTAAAACCTCTGTCTCTCACTATCTGAGCTCCTTGAGGCAGAGGCTGGACTATTTGTCCGTACATCCCAAGTGCCTAACGGTGACTAGCTCATAGCCAGTTCTAGGTGCTGGCAGGATGCTATTTTCCAAACTATTTAGAtggtctttattttcctctttccttcccttcttgaACAATTCAATCTAAATCCATTAGATGGGCCCAAGCAAGGCAGGTGTCACACTGGGCTGGTGGGAGTTTTGAGAATTACAAATACAGACAGAAAAACTAGAACAAGTAGTAGTGTTAGACGGGAACTGGAGGCGTTGGCACGAACTCCTGGACATAAAGATAAATatgtagatagataaatatagatgTGTATTCACATAGACACTCTGCTTAattctgtccactgagagggcctGGGAACAGTAACACATCAAAAGCCACAAGCACACCTAGACtgagatcttggtttctaactaCCCTTCGGCACTAAAGGGAACCAGGGATCTTTggaaaatggctgattctaggccCAGGTCGGGGAACACATACGGTAAGCACAGACTAGAAAGTAGGGAAGTGCTAAAGAGTGACAGAGACATGTCAAAAGTCAGGTTGAATGGActtccactggccaaatctgggacactCTAGGCATCAATAAAACAATTCTAGAGTAGATTGTAACTATTAATTGAAATAGGTGCATACCTGCATGGGTGCATACTTACATAACTTATGATTCcataaaaaactgaataaaatggaaagtttgATGAGTAATGAGATATTTACATAGCTTCACAGCACTTCCCCTCAAAATAAGTATTAAtcacaaagaggaaaagagtaaCTTCGCAGTGGAGAAGGCTGGCAGAGAAGCTTAACCGAGTGAATTAAGTTAAGATCAGTAACAGCCCACATCAAAATCCCGCCACCTGGGAGGATGCAACGTGCACACAGCATCACTCCTGCCACAGTCCCGCTAAAGGAGGATGGCCTAAGATGCTAAAGAAGCATCGCTTCCGATCACGAGGAAATAGGAGACAAACGCCAACTGACAAACGGACGTTCTACACGTTTGCTCTGtcatcttcaaaagtgtcaagatcaCGAAAAGTCTGGAGAGACTGAGGAATCGTTCCAGTTTGAAGAAGGGTAAGGAGATGTGACGAGAAAGTGTAACACATTATTCTGAACAGGAGCCTTTTACTTTAGACAAATGGTGATAAAATGGGGTTTGCAAATCAGATGGTAGTAAattatcaatgttaatttcctgattttaatggttgtattggagcatttagtctttATCTTACTCTCAAAAGATTAGATTAAAAATAGATTCTTTGCGCTGTACTTGCAACTTTTCTCCTCTAGATTTTAgattactttccttttttaaaagcattaaacaATCAGACCATGCccttagtattttaaaattctaagccGAACGCACGTGAGAGTCCATTTTAGCGCTATGATGCACACTGTCTCCGCTGTCAAGGAGCTAATGGAAGAACTGTGTGCACACAATTAATTTGGgcgaaaaaaaaggaagaagaaaagtctctTTGACTTCTCCGCAGAGGCAGTTCTCGAACCACGCTGCCGAGTCCCAagcgcccgccccgcccggccggcTCCAGCTCTGCAGCCGGGAGACCGAGGCCTGCACCCCGGCGCCGCCCGGACGCCCGCCAGGCCCGGGGACCCGCCCGCGGCGGCGCCTCTGGCCGTGGGAAGCGGAGCCGCGCTGTGCCTCTCGCAGGCAGGAGACGGATTTCCTGAGTCCAAGGCGTGGTGTGCTGGGCGAAATTTccatttaagaaacaaataaaaattttaggagaaaaaaacgGAGCATCTACCAGGAGTGGGGTTCGAACCCACGCGGACATATGTCCATTGGATCTTAAGTCCAAcgccttaaccactcggccatccTGGTGCAGGCGCACGGTGTGTCTCTCGCTCTTCCTACAAGCCGAATTCCACCGTCCGCCTCGCAGCCTCCTTCGGGAATGCCGAGGAGCCCTCGCCGCCGCGCCCCCCGGTCTCCCGGCCCGAGCGCGGCGGCCCCCCGGCCCGAGCCCCGCTTCCCGCCGCCGGAGCTCGCGGCGGCCCGGCCCCCCGCGGCAGCGAGGGCAACTGCAGCCGAGCCCGGCACGCCGCCGGCGGCCCGCGTCGGGCCCTGCCTGTTCTGCTTTCGGTTTCGAGGTGCGCGGGCGCGGGAAACAAACACACGAGTAAACTTCTGGGTTCCTAGGAGCACGTTTTGGAGGCGCCGGGAACGGGTGGTGCCGGGACGGAGCCGAGGGGCGGGGGGCGTTTGGCTGGTTTGTACTAAATAGAATAAACCTCAGGGAATGAGTTGCATGGGCAGCGGCAGAGTTCTGGGACCCCTGTACCTGGAAGCTGCTTTTCCTCTTAAGTCGCACGGGAAGGAAGCTTTGTAGACATTTGCGTCTATACTGCGCCAGGCCACGTGCCAGGAGGGGGGCACCATTCGCCCTCCCTGCTGGCTGCAGGCAGCACCCGCGTTGCGCCGCCTCTGCTGCGGGGAGAGGGGGGTCCCTCTTTGTTCCCACGACCCACCCGTGCACTTACATGTTGGTCTTCTCCTAACTGTTCTGCAatgctcttcttcctttctgtgcaTAAGAGATTCAGTTCGCTCTGTCAACTCCTTTTCCAGGACCTCCACTCCATTCCCCACCACCCAGGACCACAGAGCCAAGGTTTCTGTGTTCTGGAGCATCATGGAACCCGGGGACTGAGCCACCATCTGGCAGCCACGCCCTTGTTGATAAAGTGCGGCCGCTGTCTTTCACCAAGAACTTCCATCATACTGGAGACTGCACTTGTTCAACTCACTGTGCGGGACCTCACCAACTGGCTCCTCACCCCGGGGTCACACGGTAGGAAACCCATTGCCCTGCTACCTCCTGGAGCTCCATGGATCTGGGAACATTGCCATGACCGGTGGAGGCTGCTCCTCAGCCTGCTGCCCTGGTTTTCAGAGTTGCGACCAAGAGCATTATTGCTCCTGAGAGCTTCTCTGGATAATAACCAACGAATTGCCCCCTACCCACTTTGTCACCTAACGTTGTGAGGCATCAGTGGCCTGCGTCTGTGTCCCGGCCTCAGCTGTGTCCTTCCTACTGAGCGTGAGGCCAGCTTCTCCGGAGAACACACACAAGATCATTGAGCCCGTTCCTAAGGCCTCGCCGTGCTCTGCCAAGAGAAGAAGAGGAACTTGCCCTCTGCCGGGGTCTAGAGATCCATGTGGTGATGACACAGAAGACCACCCACCACTCACGATCTCCATCTTATTACACCAAATTGTTAGAGGCCTCAGATTTCATCAAACTGGGCTTTCGAGGTccttaaaatggtaataataaaagaatgtattGAGTACACACTATGTGACAGTCATTGCTCTAACCTCTTTACGTGTGTTATCgaatttaacttttttaacaACCTTGTAAAGCAAGTGCTCGTATCTCCATTTTGAAGTTTAGAAGCCCTGTTCAAACTCGCTCCAAAACATGAAGAGGCCTCCTCAGTGTGCTGCCCACACCTTGAGGGCATTGCAGAACTTTTCCACCAATGCAGCCATCAGATTCTTCATGATCTTCTGGAAATGGCCATATACTATTTGAAGCATATTTGTATTGAACCCCAGACTTAGCCTCCAGCAAGGCCCTAGTATAAGACAGTTCTGAACAACACAGCCACATCACAGGGCGCCCCCTGGTAGTGCCTCTTCTGAAGCCCCAAGATTGTATCAAATGTCTCTGACCATTGCTTGA is a genomic window of Equus przewalskii isolate Varuska chromosome 32, EquPr2, whole genome shotgun sequence containing:
- the LOC139080732 gene encoding uncharacterized protein; this encodes MPRSPRRRAPRSPGPSAAAPRPEPRFPPPELAAARPPAAARATAAEPGTPPAARVGPCLFCFRFRGPPLHSPPPRTTEPRFLCSGASWNPGTEPPSGSHALVDKVRPLSFTKNFHHTGDCTCSTHCAGPHQLAPHPGVTR